The following DNA comes from Clostridia bacterium.
GGCGCTCGGCACCGCGCTGATCCTGTGGTACGGCGGACGCCTGCAGATCGCCGGCGCGGTCGACATCGGCGTGCTCGTGGCCTTCGTCCAATACATGGACCGCTTCTACCGGCCGATGCGCGACATGGCGCAGTTCTACACCCAGATGCAGCAGGCCATGGCGGCGGCCGAGAAGGTGTTCCGCGTCCTCGACACGCCGCCGGAGATCGTCGATCGCCCCGGCGCCCGGCCGCTGCGACGCGTCCGCGGCCGCGTGGAGTTCCAGGACGTGCGCTTCGGCTACGACGCCGGCAAGGAAGTGCTGCACGGCATCTCCTTCGTGGCGGAACCGGGCCAGCGCGTGGCGCTGGTCGGGCACACGGGCGCCGGCAAGTCGAGCGTCATCAACCTTCTGGCCCGGTTCTACGACCCTTGGAGCGGGCGCATCCTCGTCGACGGCGTGGACATCCGCGACGTCCCCCAACGGGAACTGCGCGCGCACATGGGGATCGTCCTGCAGGACAACTTCCTTTTCTCCGGCACCGTGGCGGAGAACATCCGTTACGGCCGCCCCGACGCGTCCGACGAGGAGGTCGTCGCCGCGGCGAAGGCGGTCGGCGCGCACGCGTTCATCAAGCGCCTGCCCCGCGGCTACGAGACGGTCGTCCACGAGCGCGGCGGGAGCCTCTCCGCCGGGCAGCGGCAGCTCGTCGCGTTCGCCCGGGCGCTGCTGCGCGACCCGCGCATCCTGATCCTCGACGAGGCGACGTCCAACATCGACGCCGCCACGGAGGTCATGATCCAGAAGGCGCTGGCGCGGCTGACGGAGGGCCGCACGTCCATCGTGATCGCGCACCGCCTGTCGACCGTCCGCGACGCCGACCTGATCCTGGTGCTTGAAGAAGGCCGGATTGTCGAAGCGGGCCGCCACGCGGAGCTCCTTGCCCGTGGCGGCCGCTACGCCGAACTCCACCGCGCGCAGGTCGAGGGCGTCCCCCGCATGGCCGGCGGCTAGGCGGCAGGAACTCGCCATGAACCCGTCGAAAACCCCAAAATATGGAAATCCAGTGTGAGGACGCGTTCGCGTTTTTGCCGGAGCGGGCGGACGGCTGGCGGCTCGAGGGCCATCCCGAGCGCCTCGCGGCGTGGCTGGAGCTGCACGCCGGCGCCCTTTGGATGCCGTCCGTCGCACGGCGCGTGATCCAAGCGTTTCCGGACCCCGGTGCGGCCCTGGCGTCCGGGATGCGTGCGGGTCCAGCCGGTCGCCGGGCACGTGGGGAAGCCGCTGGTGGCGTCACGGGCGGCCCGGCCGGCGGGCGCGGCGAGGACCTGGTTCGCCGCTGCCGCGAAATCGGTGCGACCGTCGTCACCGCGTTCGACGAGGCCTATCCGCGGCGCCTGCTGCGCCTGGCGCAGGCGCACGAGAACGTCGGGCCGCCCGCCCTCCTGTACGTGCGGGGCGCGCTGCCTGAAGTGCCGTGCGTGGCCATCGTCGGCGCGCGCCGCGCGGATGCCTATGGGCTGCGCATGGCCCGCCAGCTGGCGAGGGACCTGGCCGGCGCGGGCGTGTGCGTCGTCTCGGGCCTCGCGCGGGGGGTTGACGCCGCCGCGCACCGGGGCGCGCTGAAGGCCGGCGGGCTCACGGTCGCCGTGCTGGGCGCGGGCATGGACCGCACGTACCCGCCGGAGCATGAGGGCCTGGCCGCGGCCGTGGCGGCGCAGGGCGCGGTGCTGAGCGAGTTTCCGCTCGGCTTTCGCCCGCGGAAGGAGACGTTCCCCCTGCGAAACCGGGTCATCGCGGCGCTCGCGAGCGCCGTGGTCGTCGTCGAAGCCGGCGAGCGGAGCGGGTCGCTGGTCACCGCGCGGCACGCGCTGGAGCTCGGCGTCGCGGTGGGCGCGGTGCCGGGGGACGTCGACCGCGCCCTGTCCAGGGGCTCGAACGCGCTGCTGGCAGACGGCGCGGCGACGGTCACCGGCGCCGAGGACGTGCTCCGCATGCTGGACGAGCGGGACCGGGCGCGCCTGGGGGCGGATCCTCGATCGGCAGGCGAGGCGGCGGGAGCAACGGAGCCGCCGGCGCTACGAAGGATGGCCGATCCTTCCGCGACCGCCGTGTACCGCGCCGTGACGTCGCGGCCACAGTCCGTCGACGCCCTGGCCGAACGGACCGGGTTGACGGTGCCGGCCGCGCTCGTGGCCCTGTCCCGCCTGGAGCTGGCGGGGCTCGTCGAGCGCACCGAGGCGGGCTACGCCCGTTCTCCATGGGAGTGACGGAGCCACGGCACGCGTCCTGCGGCTAGATGTCCGGAGTGAACACGATCTTCACGGCACCCGAAGCGCGCCGGTCCAGAGCCGCCCGCAGGGCGTCACGGTAGCGCCGCAGGGGGAACCGGTGGGTGATCATCCGCTCCACGGGCATCTCGGGATGCTCGGCCAGCGCCTCCAACACCAGATCGAACGTGTGCGCGCGGCGCTCGCCGACCTGTTCCGTTCCGTATCCAACGGAGCCGACGATCGTCAGCTCCCGCATCCAGACGAAGCTCCAGTCCAGGCGGCCGATCTCGCCCGCGCCGCCCAGGAGGACCACGGTGCCGCCCTCTCGGGCCACGCGCAGGGCGTCGTCCAGGGAGCGGCGGGTGCCGACGCAGTCGTAGACGACGTCGAAGCCGCCGCGATAGACCTCCCGGCCGATGAGCGGCTGGAAGGGCCGTGCGCCGGCGTCGCGGGCGGCGGCGCCGATGTTCCGGGACGGGACCACCGCGTCGGCGCCCAGGACCCGGGCGAGCTCGGCCTGAATGCCGTGACGGGCCGCGACGGTGACGTGGGCGTCGACCCCAAGAAGCTTCAGGGCGGCCAGGGTGCACAGCCCGATGGTGCCGGCCCCGATGACCAGGACGCGTGCGCCCGGCGCGGGCGTCCGTCGCAGTACGCCGTGAAACGAGACGGCGAGGGGTTCCACGAGCACGGCGCGCTCGTCCGACACGGCGTCGGGAACCGCGTGAAGCTGGTAGGCATGTGCCAGCGTGCGCTCCGCCCAACCGCCGGGCAGGTCGCGGCAGAAGCCGACCAGGAATCCGGGGGAGAGATCGCCCTCAGTGCAACGCCGGCACAGGTAGGGCAGACCCTCGGCGCAGGCAGGACAGGGCGTCAGGCCGCGCATGGCGCAGGTGATGGAGGGATCCACGACCACCCGCGTCCCGGCGGGCAGGGGGACTCCAGAGCCGGATCGCTCGATGACGCCGTAGATCTCGTGGCCCAGCACCGCCGGGAAGGAGCTGAAGGGCGAGGCGGAGGGGCTCGAGTGCGCCGTCAGCACGCCCAGGTCGGAGCCGCAGACGCCAGCCAGCCGCGGGCGCACGACCGCCCAGTCGTCGCCCGGGGGCTCCGGGTCCGGTAGCCGCGTGTAGGCCAGCGGGCCCGCCGGGCCGTAGACCAGCCACCGGAATCGCGAGCCCAGCAGCTTCGTCAGCACCACGCGGGGGAGGGACAGGCGATAGACCAGCGCGTCCACGCGGGGAATCCTCCGTCAGACCATCGGCACCTGGCGCTGAATGCGGCCCTCGATGCGCTCGAAGATGTCGTCCAGCGACCGGCCGGTGATGGTGAGGCCGTGGTTTCTCAGCCCGATGACGGCCGCGGCCGGGTCGGGCGAGCGGCGCACGAGCTCCGCCACCGAGGTGGCCAACTCGTACGTGCCGCACGGGTAGTTGATCTCCGTGGAAGGCACGCCGTCCATCCAGGCGTGGATGTGAATGATGGCGCCGACCTCCGGGTGCTCGCGGTAGATCATCCAGTGTTCGATGGCATCCACCGAGACGCGCCGCGGCTCGCGGTCTGCCGCCACGCTGAGGATCATCGCCTGGCGTTCGGGGTCGTAGCCCTTCACCAGGAGAATGTCGCGGCCGACGACTTCCATTTGCGACTTGTCGATGCCGCTGGCGCTCATCCAGAAGGTGTCGCCCTCGTGGCGGGCGCTGAGGTTGCCGTAACTCAGCCCGCCGATCCCGTAAAGGAGCTTGAGATGGCGCAGGTCGCGCGGCGAAAGGTACTGGTCCAGGGGGAAGGGTGCGGGCAGCAGATCCAGGGCGGCCAGGCGCCGGCCGGCCTCGGCCAGCGCACGCGTGGTCTCGTTGCCGTCCCAGAGTTCCCGCGGCAGGTCCGGCTCGAAGATGTTGTCGAGGACGAAGCGCGACTGGGCCAACGGCTTGAGCCGGCGGTACACTTCCTCGAAGAACGCCGACTCGTCGGCCGCGTCGTATCCCACCTGGTAGTGACCCAATTCCGGCGTGACGAAGTGGAGCGTGCGCCGGCCGCCGGTGTCCGTGACGTAGACCAGAAGGTTGGAGAGCGTCCGCACCAGATACGGGTACGCGCGCTGCAGCAGGTTGTCCCCGTCCTCGCCCTCCATGATGGTGACCACGAAGGTGCCCCGCGACTGGCGCCGGAAGGGCCGCGGCTCCGCCGGGTCGGCGACCTGGATGGCGAGGCCGAGGTCGGGATCGTCGGCGTCCGCGCGGATGTGGCCGTGCAGATCGAGGACGGCCTGCAGGCCGGTGAGCAACCGGCCGAGAAATCCATCGTCCGACGACTTCAGGATGGTGTAGCGCATCGACACGAACCCCTCCTTCTACTAATGATAAACAGGCGGTGTCGTCTCAGGGCCGAGGGGACATTTCTGGGGCGGGACGGGTCGTTTCCTGCTCCGTCGAGCGACCGGCGCCGCGGCGGGCGGCCCGTCCGGCCGGCGCGCCGGGCCCGCAACGCCCGCGGCGGGCAGCCTGGCGCCGCATTGGCAGTGGTGGAACGATGGCACTATAATGCCAGAACGAACGGAGCGATGCTTTGTCAAAGGCAATTGTGATCGTGGAATCGCCGGCGAAGGCCAAGACGATCGAGAAGTTCCTTGGCCGCAAGTATTCCGTGGTGGCGTCGATGGGCCACGTCCGCGACCTGCCCAAAAGCCAGCTGGGCGTGGACATCGAGCGCGGCTTCGAGCCGCGCTACATCACCATTCGCGGCAAGGGCCCGGTCATCAAGAAGATTCGCGACAGCCTCAAGAAGGCGAGCGGCGTCTTCCTCGCCACGGACCCGGACCGCGAGGGCGAGGCCATCAGCTGGCACCTCGCGCAGCTGCTCGACCTCGACCCGCGCCGGCCGTTGCGCATCACGTTCAACGAGATCACCAAGACGGCCATCGAGCGCGCCGTGCGGGAGCCGCGGCCGATCGACGAGCGCCTCGTCGACGCCCAGCAGGCGCGGCGCGTCCTGGACCGCCTGGTCGGGTACAAGCTGAGCCCGCTCCTTTGGCGGAAGGTCCGCGGCGGGCTCTCGGCCGGACGCGTGCAATCCGTGGCCGTCCGCCTGATCGTCGACCGGGAAGCCGAGATCGAGGCGTTCGTCCCGCAGGAGTACTGGACGCTGGACGCGCTCCTGCGCACGGCCGCCGGCGGGGCGACGTTCTCGGCCCGGTACCTCGGCGTGGGGGACGAGAAGCGCGAGCTTCCTGACCGCACGGCGGTCGAAGAGATCCTCCGGCAGGTCGAGGGCGCGGCGTTCCGCGTGGTGTCGGTGCAGAAGCGGGAGCGCCACCGGAATCCGGCGCCCGCGTTCACCACGAGCACGCTTCAACAGGAGGCGTCCCGCAAACTCGGGTTCACGGCGCAGCGCACCATGCGCATCGCGCAACAGCTTTATGAAGGCCTTGAGGTGCCGGGCGAGGGCCTGGTCGGCCTCGTCACGTACATCCGCACCGACAGCACGCGGATCTCGCAGGAGGCCCAGGCGGAGGCCCAGGAGTACATCCGCGGGCAGTGGGGCGAGGCCTACTCGCAGCGGCGCGCGGGCGGCGGCGGCGCGCAGGACGCCCATGAGGCGATCCGTCCCACGCGGACGGCGCGCCACCCGGACGCCGTCAAGGCGAGCCTCACGCGGGACCAGTACCGCCTGTACCGGCTCATCTGGGAGCGTTTCGTCGCGAGCCAGATGGCGCCCGCGGTCTACGACGCCGTCTCGGTCGACATCGACGCCGGCGGCCATCGCTTCCGCGCGACGGGCTCGACGCTCAAGTTCGCCGGGTTCATGGTGCTGTACACGGAGGGGCGCGACGAGGACGGCGGCGAGGAAGGGGACACCCGCCTGCCGGAGCTGGCGCAGGGACAGCCCCTTGAGCTGGTCGAGCTGCGGCCGGAACAGCACTTCACGCAGCCGCCGCCCCGGTATACGGAGGCCATGCTCGTGCGCGCCCTGGAGGAGAAGGGCATCGGCCGGCCCAGCACGTACGCGCCGATCATCGAGACGATCCAACAGCGCGGATACGTCTACCGGGAAGACAAGCGGTTCCGTCCCACGGAGCTGGGGATCGTCGTCACCGGCCTCTTGAAGGAGTACTTCCCGGAGGTCGTGGACGTGGAGTTCACCGCGGCGATGGAGGCCAACCTGGATAAAATCGAGGCGGGCGAAGCCGACTGGCGCGAGGTCGTCGCCGGATTCTACCAGCGGTTCGCGGAGGAGCTCGACAAGGCGGAGGACAGCATCGGCCGCGTGGAGCTCACGCCCGAGGTGACGGACGAGACGTGCGACAAGTGCGGCCGCCCGATGGTCGTGAAACACGGCCGCTTCGGGCCCTTCCTCGCCTGCTCGGGTTACCCCGAGTGCCAGAACACGCGGCCGATCGTGGAAAAGGTGGGGGTTGCCTGCCCCGAGTGCGGCGGGGACCTTGTCCAACGGCGGAGCCGCAAGGGACGCGTGTTCTACGGTTGCGCGAACTACCCGAAGTGCACGTTCGTGCTGTGGGACAAACCGACGGGCCAGGCGTGTCCGGCGTGCGGCAGCCTGCTCGTGGAGAAGCGCGCCCGCGGCGGCGGGCGGTACGTGGCCTGCAGCCGCAAGGAGTGTTCCGCGCGCGTCACGGCGGGCGCCCGGTCCTGAGCGACCGCCTGGCGAACAACTGGTGAGGTGTCGGTCACGGTGAGCGACTTCGACGTGACGGTGGTCGGCGGCGGCCTGGCGGGCAGCGAGGCCTCGTGGCAGCTCGCCCAGCGCGGGTTTCGCGTGCGCCTCGTGGAGATGCGGCCGACCCGCAGCACGCCGGCGCACCACACCGGGTACCTGGCGGAGCTGGTCTGCACGAACTCGTTCCGCTCAAACTCTCTGGAGAACGCGGTCGGCCTGGTCAAGGAGGAGATGCGGCGGCTGGGGTCGCTGATCATCGCCGTGGCCGACCGTCACGCCATTCCCGGCGGCGCCGCGCTGGCGATCGACCGCGAAGCGTTCAGCCGGGACGTGACGCGCTGCATCGAGCAGCATCCGAACGTGACCATCGTGCGGGAGGAACAGACGGAGATTCCGGACGGTCCGGCGATCATCGCCACGGGACCGCTGACTTCGCCCGCCCTGCACCAGGCGTTGCTCGAGTTCACGGGCGAGGGCGAGCTCGCCTACTACGACGCGGCCGCGCCGATCGTGACGGCCGAGTCGATCGACTGGGACAAGGTGTTCTGGGGCAGCCGCTACGGGAAGGGCGATCCCGAATCGTACGCCAACTGCCCGCTCACCGAGGAGGAGTACCAGGCGTTCTGGGAGGCCTTGCGCACCGCCGAACGCCACCCGAGGGAGCCGTTCGAGGAGGAGAAGTACTTCGAGGCCTGCCTGCCGATCGAGGTCATGGCGGACCGCGGCCGCGACACGATGCGCTTCGGGCCCATGCGGCCGGTGGGCCTCATCGATCCCCGCACGGGCAAGCGCCCGTACGCCGTGGTCCAGCTGCGCCGGGAGAACGCCGCGGGCACGCTCTTCAACATCGTGGGCTTCCAGACCAGCCTCAAGTGGGGCGAGCAGAAACGCGTCTTCCGGATGATCCCGGCGCTCGCGCACGCGGAGTTCGAGCGCTACGGCGTGATCCATCGCAATACGTTTCTCAAGAGCCCGAAAATCCTGCGGCCGACGCTCCAGAGCAAGCGGCGCGACGACCTTTTCTTCGCCGGCCAGATCGTCGGTACGGAGGGGTACGTGGAGGCCGCGATGGACGGCCTCGTCGCCGGCATCAACATGGCGAGGCTGCTGCGCGGCGAGGCGCCGCTCGTGTTCCCCCCGACGACGGCCATCGGCGGACTGCTTCGATACGTGACGAGCGCCGACCCGGAGACGTTCCAGCCGATGCACGTGGCGTTCGGCCTCATGGACCCCTTGGAGAACCCGCCGAAGGACAAGACGCAGCGCAAGCTCGCGCTGTCCCGCCGCGCGCTGGAAGGGTTGGCCGCATTTCAGGCCGAACACGGTGTGCAGCCGGTTCCCGGACCGGCGCCAGAGGGAGCCGCGGATGCTCCTGGGGTCAGCGTGAGGACGTGAAGCGATGGCGGACGCTCCGGACTGGCTGGAGGCGTTTCTCGGCTACCTGCGCGCGGAACGCGGCGCATCGCCCCACACCGTGGCCGCCTACCGGCGCGACCTGCTCCAGTTCTTCGAGGTCCTGGGGATCGGTGCGCGGCCGGAGGCCAGGGTGCTGAAAGGGGTTCAGGCGCTGGCCGTGCGCCACTACCTCGCGCGCCTGCAGGAGGCCGGCTACGCGCGGAAGTCGGTCGGACGCAAGATCGCCGCCGTGCGGACGTTCTTTCGTTACCTCGTGCGCGAGGGCGTGATGGACTCGAACCCGGCGAAGGCTGTCGCCACGCCGAAGCAGGCTCGGCCTCTGCCGCGGGCCCTGCAGGAATCGGAGGCGGAGGCCATCGTGGAAGCCCCCACCGGAGACGATCCGCTCTCGCTCCGCGACCGCGCCATCCTCGAAACCCTCTACGCGTCCGGCATGCGCGTCTCCGAACTCGCGGGGCTTTCGCTGCGCGACCTCGACCTCAGCCTCGGCTTCGCGCGCGTCTGGGGCAAGGGCGGCAAGGAACGCCTCGTCCCGCTGGGCACGGAGGCCATCGCGGCGATCGACCGGTACGTCCGCCTCGGGCGCCCGGCGCTGGCCGCCCGCGCCCGGTCACGGGGGGCCGCCCCGGACGGTGGCGCCGCGACGGCAAGGCGCCGCAACGCGGACGGGGACGCGGTCTTCCTGAATCACCGGGGCCGCCGGCTCAGCGACCGCGGCGTCCGGGACGTCGTCCAGCGCTACGCGCCGCGGCTCTTGCCGGGGCGCAAGGTCACCCCCCACACGTTCCGCCACTCCTTCGCCACGCACCTGCTCGACCACGGCGCGGACCTGCGCACGGTGCAAGAGTGGCTCGGCCACGCGAACCTGTCGACGACGCAGATCTACACCCACGTCACCCGGGCGCGGCTGCGCCAGGTCTACCGCGACGCTCACCCCAGAGCCTGACGTCCCCCCGGGACGACGACAAGGAGGAGAGCCGATGCACGCCACGACGATCGTCGCCGTTCGCCACCGCGGCCGCGTGGCCATGGCGGGCGACGGTCAAGTCACCCAAGAGGCGCAGCATATCGTGTGGAAGCACCGCGCGCGGAAAGTTCACCGCCTGCACGGGGGGCGGGTGCTGTGCGGCTTCGCCGGCTCCGTCGCCGACGCCGTCACGCTGATGGAACGATTTGAAGCGAAGCTTGAAGAGCATTCCGGCCAGCTCGTGCGCGCGGCCGTGGAGCTGGCGAAGGAGTGGCGCGGCGACCGCGTCCTTCGGCGGCTGGAGGCGCTGATGCTCGTCGCGGACGCGGACCACCTGCTCCTGGTGTCCGGGTCCGGGGAGGTCGTGGAGCCGGACGACGGCGTGGCCGCGATCGGTTCCGGGGGCGCCTACGCCCTCGCCGCCGCGCGCGCCCTCGTCCGCCACACCGACATGACGGCGGCCGAGGTCTGCCTCGAGGCCATGCGCATCGCCGCCGAGATCTGCGTGTACACGAACGATCAGATCACGGTCGAGGAGCTGTGAGGCCATGGACCTGACGCCCCGCGCCATCGTCGCGGAACTCGACAAGTACATCGTCGGCCAGTCCCAGGCCAAGCGCGCGGTGGCCGTGGCCCTGCGCAACCGCGTGCGACGGCGCCGCCTTCCGCCGGAGGTCGCGGAGGAGGTCACGCCCAAGAACATCCTGATGATCGGTCCCACCGGCGTCGGGAAGACCGAGATCGCGCGGCGCATGGCCCGCCTCGTCAACGCGCCCTTCATCAAGGTGGAGGCGACGAAGTTCACGGAAGTCGGCTACGTGGGCCGCGATGTCGATTCCATCATCCGCGACCTCGTCGAGACGGCCGTGCGCATGGTGAAGGCCGAGAAGGCGGAGGCGGTCCAGGACGAGGCGCAGAGCCTCGCGGAAGAGCGGCTGCTCGACATCCTGGCGCCCATGCCCCAGCGGCCGCCGGCGTTCCGTAACCCGTTCGAGGTGCTGTTCGGCGGTCGCGCGCGCCCAGAGGCCGACGACGATCCGGAATTTGTGGAGCAGCGCCGCGCAAGGCAGGAAGAGCGCGCCCGCCTGCGCCAGCGCCTGGCCGCCGGAGAGCTTGAGGGCGAGATCGTGGAGATCGAGGTCGAGGACGCGTCGACGCCGATGCTTGAGGTGTTCACCGGCCAGGGGATCGAGGAGCTCGGCGTCAACCTCAAGGACATGTTCGGCAACCTTCTCCCCACGCGGCGCAAGAAGCGGCGCGTGACGGTCGCCGAGGCCCGCCGCCTTCTCGCGGCGGAGGAGGCGCAGAAGCTCATCGACCACGACCAGGCCGTGGCGGAGGCGATCCGCCGGGTCGAGCAGGACGGGATCGTCTTTCTCGACGAGATCGACAAGATCGCCGGGCGCGACTCCGGCTCCGGGCCGGACGTGTCCCGCGAGGGCGTGCAGCGGGACATCCTGCCCATCGTCGAAGGCAGCACCGTCATGACCAAGTACGGGCCCGTCCGGACGGACCACATCCTGTTCATCGCCGCGGGAGCGTTCCACGTGGCGAAGCCCTCGGACCTGATCCCGGAACTGCAGGGGCGCTTCCCCATCCGGGTGGAGCTTGAGCCCCTCACCCGGGCGGATCTGCGCCGCATCCTGGCCGAACCGGAGAACTCCCTGACGAAGCAGTACCAGGCCCTCCTGCGCGTGGACGGGGTGGAGCTGGTGTTCACCGAGGACGGGCTGGACGCCATCGCGGAGATCGCGGAGGCGGTGAACCAGCAGGCGGAGAACATCGGCGCCCGCCGCCTCCACACGGTGATGGAGCGGTTGCTGGAGGACGTCTCGTTTGAGGCGCCCGAGACGGGCGGGGAAGTGCGCATCGATCGCGCGTACGTGGAGGCGCGTCTGGCCGGGCTGGTCCGCAACCGCGATCTCAGCCGCTACGTGTTGTAGCACCCGCGACCCCCACATTGCGACCCCCACATAATGTCGAATCGTGTCGAACGATTGTGTATTTTGTGTCGCCGTGGTATGCAGGATTCGCCAAGGGTGGAAAGAAATAGGGAAGCCGATCTCGGCGAGAAAACAGCCTGAGAGTCACGTTTAGTCAACATAAGATTTTTCCGATAAAGGCAAACCTGTCGAAAGGCAGGGGCGCAAAGCCACGGGCCCTCGGGGATGCCCCAGGGCAGCCGGGTTGCCGGAAACAAGGGGTATGTCCGCCCTCGTGCCGGTCCCGGCGCGAGGGCGGTGGCGTTTCAAGGAGGTGCACGAGGCGCCCATGGAAGGGTTGGCGGCGTTCCAAACCCCGGATGTGGCTGCGCTTTCGGCCGGGCTTGAGGTGCTCGCGCTGCGCCAGCGGCTGATCGCCAACAACCTGGCCAACGTCGACACCCCCGGCTACCGGCGCGTCGATGTCGACTTCGCCCAGGCATTCGCGGCGGCGCTGGCCGGCGAAACGAGCGGGTCGAACGGCGCTGTCGAGACGCGTGCCGTGCCGTCGCCCGCCGGGACGGTCGCGGACGCCGTCCGGCGTGCCGAGGGCCTGGTCTTCAAGAACGACGGCAACGGCGTGGACCTCGATCAGGAGATGGTCGAACTCGCCGAAACCGGCATGCAGTACGAAGCGGCGAGCCAGATGCTGGCGCTCGCCTTCGGCCGGCTGAAGACGGCCGTCACGGGGAGGTCGTGATCCTTGAGCCTGTTCGGTTCACTTGACATCAGCGCTTCCGGCCTGACCGCAGAGCGCCTGCGGCTGGACCTCGTGGCCAACAACCTCGCGAACGCCGACACCACCCGCACGCCCGGCGGCGGCCCGTTCCGCCGCCAATTGCCCGTGTTCGCGCCGGGCGGGGTGGCGGACGAGTTCGTGCCCGCGTCCTTCGGCGCGGATGTCGTCAGCGCCGGCGGCGCGACGGCCGGCGTCCGCGTCGTGGGCGTCGTCGCCGACCCGACGCCGGGTCCCCTGCGCTATGACCCGAACCACCCGGATGCCGGCCCGGACGGCTTCGTCCGTCTCCCGAACGTGGATCCCACCGAGGAGATGGTCGACCTCGTGGCCGCGTCCCGCGCCTATCAAGCCAACGTCACCGCGTTCGAGGCGGGCAAGTCGATGTTCCGCGCCGGCCTCGACATCGCGAGAGGGTGATCCGCGTGGCGATGCCGATCGGTGGACCGCAACCCATCCCGCTGTGGCAACCCGGCAGCCGCCTGCCGGACCCGGCGCCCGCCTCGTCGACCGGCGGCGCCCAGGCCGGCGGAGCCGCGCGCGGCTCGGCCGTCTCGGGCGACGGCGCCCAGTTCCTGAAGGAGCTGCAGAGGGCTCTGGAGCAGGTCAACGCGCTGCAGATCCAGGCGGAGCAGGCCGGGCAGAGCCTCGCGAGCGGCAGCGTCGACGACGTGGCCCGGGCCATGATCGCCGCGCAGAAGGCCAGCCTGGCCCTCGACCTGACGGTGGAAGTGCGCAACCGCGCGCTGGAAGCGTACCAAGAGATCATGCGCATGCAGGTCTGATCGGGAGGTGAACGTGGATGACGCCGGCGGTGGAGGCTGCGCGCAAGATGCTCGCCCGGTGGACGCGCCCGCAGCTGGCGCTCGCCGCGGGCGTGGCCGCGGCCGTGGTGCTCGCGCTGATCGCCTGGTCCTGGATGCGCCGCGCGGACGCGGCCATGCAGCCCCTCTTCACGAACCTGCAGCCGGCTGACGCCGCCGCCGTCGTCCAGGTTCTCGAGAGCCAGCACGAGCGCTACGAGCTCGACGACCAGGGCTCCACGATCCTCGTCCCGGCCGCCGACGTGTACCGCCTGCGGCTGGAGCTCGCGTCGCAGGGCCTCCCCAGCAGCGGGAGCGTCGGCTTCGAGGTGATGGACAAGCTCGGCCTGGCGGCGACGGACTTCGATCGTCAGGTGGCCCTCCTGCGCGCGACGCAGGGCGAGCTGGAGCGGACGATCGAGCAGATCCAGGGCGTGTCGCGCGCGCGGGTGCACATCGTCATGCCCAAGGACACCGTCTTTGCGGGCGAGAGCCAGCCGGCCAGCGCCGCCGTGCTCGTGGAGATGAAGCCGGGACAGCAGCTCGAACCGCGAACGGTGCAGGGCATCGTCCACCTGGTGGCGGCGAGCGTGCCCAACCTCTCCCCGGATC
Coding sequences within:
- a CDS encoding ABC transporter ATP-binding protein: MPPRHDDPNAERAPFNGAVFRRLLRYLAPYRRDFLLASLALVIGTVAVQAGPYLTAIAIDRYIVPAARASSEGMGLPPGTLRGIATLAVLYLCASLVSWGAQYAQTYFMSWAGQNAIFALRAELYAHLQRLSFRFFDSQPTGVIMSRVTNDVNTIEEMLTQSVLTIVGSVVSLVAIVAAMMSLDARLALASFAVLPILAVAVFRFSELVRRAYAEVRNTIADVYANLQESISGIRVTQSFSREAKNMERFTGVNERNFRANMQAEGLNALFMPTVDLIGALGTALILWYGGRLQIAGAVDIGVLVAFVQYMDRFYRPMRDMAQFYTQMQQAMAAAEKVFRVLDTPPEIVDRPGARPLRRVRGRVEFQDVRFGYDAGKEVLHGISFVAEPGQRVALVGHTGAGKSSVINLLARFYDPWSGRILVDGVDIRDVPQRELRAHMGIVLQDNFLFSGTVAENIRYGRPDASDEEVVAAAKAVGAHAFIKRLPRGYETVVHERGGSLSAGQRQLVAFARALLRDPRILILDEATSNIDAATEVMIQKALARLTEGRTSIVIAHRLSTVRDADLILVLEEGRIVEAGRHAELLARGGRYAELHRAQVEGVPRMAGG
- the dprA gene encoding DNA-protecting protein DprA, with the translated sequence MEIQCEDAFAFLPERADGWRLEGHPERLAAWLELHAGALWMPSVARRVIQAFPDPGAALASGMRAGPAGRRARGEAAGGVTGGPAGGRGEDLVRRCREIGATVVTAFDEAYPRRLLRLAQAHENVGPPALLYVRGALPEVPCVAIVGARRADAYGLRMARQLARDLAGAGVCVVSGLARGVDAAAHRGALKAGGLTVAVLGAGMDRTYPPEHEGLAAAVAAQGAVLSEFPLGFRPRKETFPLRNRVIAALASAVVVVEAGERSGSLVTARHALELGVAVGAVPGDVDRALSRGSNALLADGAATVTGAEDVLRMLDERDRARLGADPRSAGEAAGATEPPALRRMADPSATAVYRAVTSRPQSVDALAERTGLTVPAALVALSRLELAGLVERTEAGYARSPWE
- a CDS encoding zinc-binding dehydrogenase, producing the protein MDALVYRLSLPRVVLTKLLGSRFRWLVYGPAGPLAYTRLPDPEPPGDDWAVVRPRLAGVCGSDLGVLTAHSSPSASPFSSFPAVLGHEIYGVIERSGSGVPLPAGTRVVVDPSITCAMRGLTPCPACAEGLPYLCRRCTEGDLSPGFLVGFCRDLPGGWAERTLAHAYQLHAVPDAVSDERAVLVEPLAVSFHGVLRRTPAPGARVLVIGAGTIGLCTLAALKLLGVDAHVTVAARHGIQAELARVLGADAVVPSRNIGAAARDAGARPFQPLIGREVYRGGFDVVYDCVGTRRSLDDALRVAREGGTVVLLGGAGEIGRLDWSFVWMRELTIVGSVGYGTEQVGERRAHTFDLVLEALAEHPEMPVERMITHRFPLRRYRDALRAALDRRASGAVKIVFTPDI
- a CDS encoding class II aldolase/adducin family protein, which produces MRYTILKSSDDGFLGRLLTGLQAVLDLHGHIRADADDPDLGLAIQVADPAEPRPFRRQSRGTFVVTIMEGEDGDNLLQRAYPYLVRTLSNLLVYVTDTGGRRTLHFVTPELGHYQVGYDAADESAFFEEVYRRLKPLAQSRFVLDNIFEPDLPRELWDGNETTRALAEAGRRLAALDLLPAPFPLDQYLSPRDLRHLKLLYGIGGLSYGNLSARHEGDTFWMSASGIDKSQMEVVGRDILLVKGYDPERQAMILSVAADREPRRVSVDAIEHWMIYREHPEVGAIIHIHAWMDGVPSTEINYPCGTYELATSVAELVRRSPDPAAAVIGLRNHGLTITGRSLDDIFERIEGRIQRQVPMV